The following proteins are encoded in a genomic region of candidate division TA06 bacterium:
- a CDS encoding phosphoglycerate kinase → MKKLSVRDMDLKGKRALVRVDFNVPLDENQNVVDDTRIRMTLPTIKHILDTQGSAVLMSHLGRPKGKVVDTLSLRPAAEKLSTLLDKEVKLAPDCVGDEVNRMVWKLKNGECMLLENLRFHPEERNNDEDFARKLASLGDLYINDAFGTAHRAHASVVGAALQFEKRAAGFLIEKELNFLGKAVESPRRPYVVVIGGAKISDKIPVVKNLLEKVNNVVIGGAMAFTFLKSQDLGVGKSFVEEGQLEAAQEILRKAGHHNVNFFLPVDFVVAKENKDDAETTVVAKESIPEEMMGLDIGPLSIRIFMHAVQGAKTILWNGPMGVFERRPFRAGTEAMAKKLADETAAGATTIIGGGDTVAAVTMADVHEKMSHISTGGGASLEFLAGKSLPGIEALTDAR, encoded by the coding sequence ATGAAAAAGCTGTCTGTGAGAGACATGGACCTCAAAGGCAAACGCGCTCTGGTAAGAGTCGACTTCAATGTCCCTCTGGATGAGAATCAGAATGTTGTTGACGATACCAGGATAAGAATGACCCTTCCTACAATAAAGCACATCCTGGACACACAGGGGAGTGCTGTTCTCATGTCACATCTGGGCAGGCCTAAGGGCAAGGTTGTGGACACTCTCAGCCTGCGACCTGCTGCAGAGAAGCTCAGCACTCTATTGGACAAAGAGGTGAAACTTGCCCCTGACTGTGTGGGTGATGAAGTGAATCGCATGGTCTGGAAACTGAAGAATGGCGAGTGTATGCTCCTAGAGAATCTTCGTTTCCACCCTGAGGAGAGGAACAATGATGAGGATTTCGCAAGGAAGCTCGCAAGCTTGGGCGATCTCTACATCAATGATGCCTTTGGAACTGCACACAGGGCTCACGCATCTGTGGTTGGGGCAGCACTCCAGTTCGAGAAGAGAGCTGCCGGTTTTCTCATAGAAAAGGAGCTAAACTTCTTGGGTAAAGCAGTCGAGAGCCCGAGGAGGCCTTATGTTGTCGTCATCGGAGGAGCTAAGATTTCAGACAAGATCCCCGTAGTAAAGAACCTCCTCGAGAAAGTTAACAACGTAGTAATAGGTGGAGCCATGGCCTTCACCTTTCTCAAAAGCCAGGACTTGGGTGTCGGCAAGTCGTTTGTGGAAGAAGGTCAGCTTGAAGCAGCTCAAGAGATATTGAGAAAGGCCGGCCATCACAATGTGAACTTCTTTCTGCCCGTCGATTTTGTTGTGGCAAAAGAAAACAAGGATGACGCTGAGACAACTGTTGTGGCAAAGGAGAGCATTCCAGAGGAGATGATGGGTCTGGATATCGGTCCGCTTTCCATTCGCATCTTCATGCACGCCGTACAGGGTGCAAAAACCATTCTGTGGAATGGTCCGATGGGAGTCTTTGAACGCCGGCCATTCAGAGCAGGGACAGAGGCGATGGCCAAGAAACTTGCTGATGAGACTGCCGCTGGTGCAACGACCATAATCGGCGGCGGTGATACTGTTGCGGCGGTCACAATGGCAGACGTTCACGAAAAGATGAGCCACATATCAACCGGTGGAGGAGCTTCCCTGGAGTTCCTGGCTGGAAAATCTCTGCCCGGCATCGAAGCACTTACTGACGCAAGATAA
- a CDS encoding MerR family transcriptional regulator, which produces MAISQTPKRLYYSISDVSEMVGVKPHVLRYWESEFSLLKPKKSKAGRRTYTQKEIKLILLIKKLLYEQRFTLEGAKNRIHELKKAKFHQLEIPFDQRLISEFIKDIRKDLEEILQVLCKE; this is translated from the coding sequence ATGGCCATCTCACAGACTCCCAAGAGACTCTACTACAGCATCAGTGATGTGTCCGAAATGGTTGGAGTTAAGCCCCACGTTCTCCGCTATTGGGAGTCTGAGTTCAGTCTTCTCAAGCCCAAGAAAAGCAAGGCGGGAAGAAGAACCTACACTCAGAAGGAGATAAAGCTAATCCTTCTCATAAAGAAGCTGCTTTATGAGCAGAGGTTTACGCTTGAAGGGGCTAAGAACAGGATTCATGAGCTGAAGAAGGCCAAGTTTCATCAACTTGAGATTCCATTTGACCAGAGGCTTATCTCTGAGTTTATCAAGGACATAAGAAAAGACCTTGAGGAAATACTTCAAGTCCTTTGCAAAGAGTAG